The Deltaproteobacteria bacterium genome includes the window ACACTTCTCCGGTAGATCTTTCTCCCCCGATCTCGTTTTTAATCCAATGGTCCGCCAGTTTTTTCAGTTCCCCGCTGCCTTGGATCGTTTTAAGAAAACTGTCCACCCAGTTGATCAGCAACGGATCCGTGCCCGACGCCTTCGGCTGTTAGTTTTTCCATGACACCAAGGCTACGATTAGAAGCATTTACTCCAGTAAGACCATGCTGTACCAGGCCGGAAGGAATTCTCCATTTTTGTCAAATTCCACTTTGAACCCCAATGGTTCCAAGGTTTTTCCGATATCTACACCGAATCCGTCCATGGAGGGACGGGCCAGATGGGGGTATCGGCAGGGTTCGGGAAAGGCGCAGGTTTCGCATTGAACACACATGGCCATGGCAAAGGCAAATTGGCATCCATAAGAAAGCATGGCTTCTTTCTCCAAGGCGACGGCGATTTCCTGTCCCATCTTGGGATCCACCGTTTTAATGAA containing:
- a CDS encoding DUF2284 domain-containing protein, with protein sequence METKYAGLVKKGLELGAQEAKTLSAAKIIFDSRAFLKCRFGCNRWGKYWTCPPHTNFSPQMFREAFSNYQEAIFIKTVDPKMGQEIAVALEKEAMLSYGCQFAFAMAMCVQCETCAFPEPCRYPHLARPSMDGFGVDIGKTLEPLGFKVEFDKNGEFLPAWYSMVLLE